A window of the Pseudomonas gozinkensis genome harbors these coding sequences:
- a CDS encoding LysR family transcriptional regulator → MELRHLRYFIAVAEELHFGRAAQVLGISQPPLSQQIQALEQEVGARLFERTNRRVELSEAGRLFLEEARLVLAQVDKAADVARRAQLGELGELKIGFTSSAPFNSTIPQAIFSFRQRFPAVHLNLREMSSTMVADALVDESIEVGIMRPLGLPDSLSVVELMREPLVAVLSSKHPLAQGSEEGLFLSALALEPFVFFPRSYGSGLYSQLISLARDAGFSPHFAQEAGEAMTIIGLVAAGLGVSVMPASYQRMRIDGVVYRPLLDPEAVTAVWLVQRKDQKSPMAKAFVELLTRKVEAG, encoded by the coding sequence ATGGAATTGCGTCATCTGCGCTACTTCATCGCCGTCGCCGAAGAACTGCACTTCGGCCGCGCCGCACAGGTGCTGGGCATCTCCCAGCCACCGCTGAGCCAGCAGATCCAGGCGCTGGAACAGGAAGTCGGTGCACGGCTTTTCGAGCGTACCAATCGTCGGGTCGAGCTCAGCGAGGCCGGGCGACTGTTTCTGGAGGAAGCGCGGCTGGTGCTGGCTCAGGTCGACAAAGCGGCGGACGTGGCGCGACGTGCGCAACTCGGCGAGCTGGGTGAACTGAAGATCGGCTTCACCTCGTCGGCGCCGTTCAACTCAACCATTCCCCAAGCGATTTTTTCCTTCCGCCAGCGCTTCCCGGCGGTGCATCTGAACCTGCGGGAGATGAGCAGCACCATGGTGGCCGACGCGTTGGTGGACGAGTCGATCGAGGTCGGCATCATGCGGCCGCTGGGTTTGCCGGATTCGCTCAGCGTGGTCGAACTGATGCGCGAGCCGCTGGTGGCCGTGCTCAGCTCCAAACATCCGCTGGCGCAGGGCTCTGAAGAGGGGCTGTTTCTCTCGGCGCTGGCTCTGGAGCCGTTCGTGTTCTTCCCGCGCAGCTATGGCAGCGGTCTCTATTCGCAGTTGATCAGTCTGGCCCGTGACGCCGGTTTCAGCCCGCACTTCGCCCAGGAGGCTGGTGAGGCCATGACCATCATCGGTCTGGTGGCAGCCGGTCTGGGTGTGTCAGTGATGCCGGCGTCGTATCAGCGGATGCGCATCGACGGCGTGGTCTATCGCCCGCTGCTCGATCCCGAGGCCGTAACGGCGGTGTGGCTGGTGCAGCGCAAGGACCAGAAATCGCCGATGGCCAAGGCGTTTGTCGAATTGCTCACGCGTAAGGTCGAAGCCGGTTGA
- a CDS encoding class I SAM-dependent methyltransferase yields MNYLSDNYVEETRFGFWFLRSHTWQHHVLRVAINDLRGLFSESLPASPVLLDAGCGQGKSFGHLRQTFAPQRLIGVDADPHSLELSAAEAARQGFDVELIGSDCATLNVPDASVDLLFCHQTFHHLVEQEKALAEFYRVLKPGGYLLFAESTEAYIDTWVIRWLFRHPMHVQKSAAQYLEMIRQQGFEFAEQNVSYPYLWWSRSKDFGLLERFGLRQPKPFGQREETLVNVVARKPLNEAV; encoded by the coding sequence ATGAATTACCTGAGCGACAACTACGTCGAGGAAACCCGTTTCGGCTTCTGGTTCCTGCGCAGCCACACCTGGCAGCACCATGTGTTGCGCGTGGCGATCAACGATTTGCGCGGGCTGTTCAGCGAATCGTTGCCGGCCAGTCCGGTGCTGCTGGATGCCGGCTGCGGCCAGGGCAAGTCGTTCGGCCATCTGCGCCAAACCTTCGCGCCACAGCGCCTGATCGGCGTCGATGCCGACCCGCACAGCCTGGAACTGAGCGCCGCCGAGGCCGCGCGTCAGGGCTTCGACGTCGAGCTGATCGGCAGCGACTGCGCGACGCTCAATGTGCCGGATGCCAGCGTCGATCTGCTGTTCTGTCACCAGACCTTCCATCATCTGGTGGAACAGGAAAAGGCCCTGGCCGAGTTCTATCGGGTGCTCAAGCCGGGCGGTTATCTGCTGTTCGCCGAGTCCACCGAGGCTTACATTGATACGTGGGTGATTCGCTGGCTGTTCCGGCATCCGATGCACGTGCAAAAGAGCGCGGCGCAGTACCTGGAGATGATTCGCCAGCAGGGTTTCGAGTTCGCCGAACAGAACGTTTCATACCCGTATTTGTGGTGGAGCCGGTCGAAAGATTTCGGTCTGCTCGAACGTTTTGGCCTGCGCCAGCCCAAGCCTTTTGGCCAGCGGGAAGAAACCCTGGTCAACGTAGTGGCCCGCAAACCCTTGAACGAGGCTGTCTGA
- a CDS encoding beta-ketoacyl-ACP synthase, with product MKRVVVTGMAGITSLGSDWDTIAGNFAANRSGIRRMDEWDRFSELNTRLAGPIDDFQVPAHWTRKQLRSMGRVSRLAVGAAEKALADAGLLGDESIKDGRMGVACGSSTGSTDEIKAFGNMLLNSVAEGLNANSYVRMMPHTTAANISIFFGLTGRLIPTSSACTSGSQGIGYAYEAIKFGRLPLMLAGGAEELCPTEAMVFDALYATSLKNDAPHTSPRPYDKGRDGLVIGEGGGMLVLEELEHALARGAHIHAEIVGFGSNADGQHTTRPEQVTMRRAMELALEDAGLAPDAIGYVNGHGTATEQGDVAETLATSALFGERMPISSQKSFLGHTLGACGALESWFSIEMLNRDLYVHTLNLDEVDPHCGKLDYLRGEFRQMSHEYVMNNNFAFGGVNTSLIFRRWPQPN from the coding sequence ATGAAGCGCGTCGTCGTCACCGGCATGGCCGGCATTACCTCGCTGGGCAGCGACTGGGATACCATCGCCGGCAATTTCGCCGCCAACCGCAGCGGCATCCGCCGGATGGACGAGTGGGATCGCTTCAGCGAGCTCAACACCCGGCTGGCCGGGCCTATCGACGATTTCCAGGTGCCGGCGCACTGGACCCGCAAACAGCTGCGCAGCATGGGCCGTGTTTCTCGGCTGGCTGTCGGCGCGGCTGAAAAAGCGTTGGCTGATGCCGGCCTGCTCGGCGACGAGTCGATCAAGGACGGGCGCATGGGCGTGGCCTGTGGTTCGTCCACCGGCAGCACCGACGAGATCAAGGCGTTCGGCAACATGCTGCTCAACTCGGTGGCCGAAGGCCTCAACGCCAACTCCTACGTGCGGATGATGCCGCACACCACGGCGGCGAACATCAGCATCTTCTTCGGCCTCACCGGTCGTTTGATCCCGACCTCCAGCGCCTGCACCAGCGGCAGCCAGGGCATCGGTTATGCCTACGAGGCGATCAAGTTCGGACGCCTGCCGCTGATGCTCGCCGGCGGCGCCGAAGAGCTGTGCCCGACTGAAGCCATGGTGTTCGACGCGCTGTACGCCACCAGCCTGAAAAACGATGCACCGCACACCTCCCCACGTCCGTACGACAAGGGCCGCGACGGTCTGGTGATCGGCGAGGGCGGCGGCATGCTGGTGCTTGAAGAGCTGGAACATGCCCTGGCACGCGGTGCGCACATTCACGCCGAGATCGTCGGCTTCGGCAGCAACGCCGACGGCCAGCACACCACCCGCCCCGAACAAGTCACCATGCGCCGGGCGATGGAACTGGCGCTGGAAGACGCAGGCCTTGCGCCGGATGCCATCGGCTACGTCAACGGCCACGGCACCGCCACCGAACAGGGCGATGTCGCCGAAACCCTGGCCACCAGTGCCCTGTTCGGCGAACGCATGCCGATCAGTTCGCAAAAGAGCTTCCTGGGCCACACCCTCGGCGCCTGCGGGGCGCTGGAATCGTGGTTCAGCATCGAGATGCTCAACCGCGACCTGTACGTGCACACGCTCAACCTCGACGAGGTCGATCCGCACTGCGGCAAGCTCGACTACCTGCGCGGCGAGTTCCGGCAGATGAGCCACGAATACGTGATGAACAACAACTTTGCTTTCGGCGGGGTCAACACCTCGCTGATTTTCCGTCGCTGGCCACAACCGAATTAA
- a CDS encoding NAD(P)/FAD-dependent oxidoreductase, with amino-acid sequence MPIVEMESRQVVIIGAGPSGAIAAALLKRKGHDVLVIERQHFPRFSIGESLLCHCLDFVEEAGMLEAVNAAGFQRKNGAAFAWGERYSAFDFGDTFTAGKPTTLQVQRADFDKLLADQAALQGAEIRYGDAIVSVDFERPRPQLDVRREDGSEYRVEADFVLDASGYGRVLSRLLELEAPSNFPVRQAVFTHVEDHIDHPGFDREKILITTHPQHRDIWFWSIPFSNGRCSVGVVAAAEHFAGRDTDLDACLRGFIAETPSLAKVLNNAVWDTPARTLGGYAANVKTLHGPGFALLGNAAEFLDPVFSSGVTIAMRSASMAAAVLHRQLQGESVDWQREFAEPLKRGVDTFRCYVEGWYAGTFQDVIFHEQGSPEIRRMICSILAGYAWDERNPFVSEARRRLKTISELCARDDT; translated from the coding sequence GTGCCAATCGTTGAAATGGAATCCCGTCAGGTCGTGATCATCGGCGCCGGCCCCTCCGGCGCCATTGCCGCCGCATTGCTCAAGCGCAAGGGACATGACGTGCTGGTGATCGAGCGCCAGCATTTCCCGAGGTTCTCCATCGGTGAAAGCCTGCTCTGCCATTGCCTGGATTTCGTCGAAGAAGCCGGCATGCTCGAGGCGGTGAATGCCGCCGGGTTCCAGCGCAAGAACGGCGCGGCATTCGCCTGGGGCGAGCGCTACAGCGCCTTCGATTTTGGTGACACCTTCACCGCCGGCAAGCCCACGACCCTGCAGGTGCAACGCGCCGACTTCGACAAGTTGCTGGCCGATCAGGCGGCGTTGCAGGGCGCAGAAATCCGCTACGGCGACGCGATTGTCAGCGTCGACTTCGAACGACCGCGACCGCAGCTGGATGTGCGTCGCGAAGACGGCAGCGAGTACCGCGTCGAAGCCGACTTTGTCCTCGATGCCAGCGGCTACGGCCGCGTGCTGTCGCGCCTGCTCGAACTGGAAGCGCCATCGAACTTCCCGGTTCGCCAGGCTGTCTTCACCCACGTTGAAGACCACATCGATCACCCCGGTTTCGACCGTGAAAAAATCCTCATCACCACCCACCCGCAGCACCGCGATATCTGGTTCTGGTCAATCCCGTTCAGCAACGGGCGCTGCTCCGTCGGCGTGGTGGCTGCCGCTGAACATTTCGCAGGTCGCGATACCGACCTCGACGCCTGCCTGCGCGGTTTCATCGCCGAAACCCCGAGCCTGGCCAAAGTGCTGAACAACGCCGTGTGGGATACACCGGCGCGCACCCTCGGCGGCTATGCGGCCAACGTCAAAACCCTGCACGGTCCGGGCTTCGCGCTGCTGGGCAACGCGGCCGAATTTCTCGACCCGGTGTTCTCCTCCGGCGTGACCATTGCCATGCGTTCGGCGAGCATGGCCGCCGCTGTGCTGCACCGACAGTTGCAGGGCGAATCGGTGGACTGGCAGCGGGAGTTCGCAGAGCCGCTGAAACGCGGGGTCGACACTTTCCGCTGCTACGTCGAAGGCTGGTACGCCGGCACTTTCCAGGACGTGATTTTCCACGAGCAAGGCTCTCCGGAAATCCGCCGCATGATCTGCTCGATCCTCGCCGGCTACGCCTGGGACGAACGCAACCCGTTCGTCAGTGAAGCGCGCCGTCGGTTGAAGACGATCTCCGAACTCTGTGCAAGGGACGACACATGA
- a CDS encoding beta-ketoacyl-[acyl-carrier-protein] synthase family protein translates to MTAYLNALGVICALGRDKQAVARNLFAGDCSGMRRESGWVPERELPVAAVHGDLAPIPEALADQRSRNNQLLLEAALQIRDDIEQAIQTYGRERIGVVLGTSTSGIDEASRGLAHYIRDHQFPADYDYRQQELGAPANFLADWLQLSGPTYVISTACTSSARALMSARRLLDLGLCDAVLCGGVDSLCKLTLNGFSALEAVSDERCNPFSANRNGINIGEAAVLFVMSKARGTGPGIALLGAGASSDAHHISAPEPSGRGALQSMQKALDQAHLQAGDISYLNLHGTATQHNDAMESLAVAALFAEGVPCSSTKPMTGHTLGAAGALEAAFCWLSLSADNPDHALPPHIWDGQSDPDLPPLKWVTASERLASIAPRYLMSNSFAFGGNNVSLIIGDAP, encoded by the coding sequence ATGACCGCCTACCTCAATGCCCTCGGCGTGATCTGCGCCCTGGGGCGCGACAAGCAAGCCGTGGCACGCAACCTGTTTGCCGGCGACTGCTCGGGCATGCGCCGCGAGTCCGGCTGGGTGCCGGAGCGCGAACTGCCGGTGGCCGCCGTACACGGTGATCTGGCGCCGATTCCTGAGGCGCTGGCGGACCAGCGCAGCCGCAACAATCAACTGTTACTGGAAGCCGCGTTGCAGATTCGCGATGACATCGAGCAGGCGATCCAGACTTACGGGCGCGAGCGCATCGGCGTGGTGCTCGGCACCAGCACTTCGGGCATCGACGAGGCCAGCCGTGGCCTGGCGCACTACATTCGCGACCACCAGTTCCCGGCCGATTACGACTACCGGCAACAGGAACTCGGCGCCCCGGCGAATTTCCTCGCCGACTGGCTGCAACTGAGCGGCCCGACCTATGTGATTTCCACCGCCTGCACCTCCAGCGCACGCGCGCTGATGAGCGCCCGACGCCTGCTTGATCTGGGCCTGTGCGACGCGGTGCTGTGCGGCGGTGTCGACAGCCTGTGCAAACTGACCCTCAACGGTTTCAGTGCGCTGGAAGCCGTGTCGGACGAGCGCTGCAATCCGTTTTCCGCCAACCGCAACGGCATCAACATCGGCGAAGCGGCGGTGCTGTTCGTGATGAGCAAAGCACGCGGCACAGGGCCGGGCATCGCCCTGCTCGGCGCTGGCGCAAGCTCCGATGCACACCACATTTCCGCACCGGAACCGAGCGGCCGTGGCGCGCTGCAATCGATGCAGAAGGCGCTCGACCAAGCCCACCTGCAAGCCGGCGACATCAGCTACCTGAACCTGCACGGCACCGCGACCCAGCACAACGATGCCATGGAAAGCCTGGCCGTCGCCGCGCTGTTTGCCGAGGGCGTGCCGTGTTCCTCGACCAAACCGATGACCGGCCACACCCTCGGCGCCGCCGGCGCACTGGAAGCGGCGTTCTGCTGGTTGAGCCTGAGTGCCGACAACCCTGACCACGCCTTGCCGCCGCACATCTGGGATGGCCAGTCGGATCCGGACCTTCCACCGCTCAAGTGGGTGACCGCAAGCGAACGCCTGGCGTCCATTGCACCCCGCTACCTGATGAGCAACTCGTTTGCCTTCGGTGGCAATAACGTCAGCCTGATTATCGGAGACGCCCCATGA
- a CDS encoding excinuclease: MHFKKLAATLLICALPAVSQARDTAVYLPFDKAVAEATRTGKIDGSVKFYLAGNAPAGKVTVVSPGAVTNKKTNAFNKTDQEACEWVVQSAIISLHQAAKNAGANAVTNIVSFYKSNERKDAKTYECHAGAIMAGVALKGDLATVQ, from the coding sequence ATGCACTTCAAGAAACTCGCTGCCACCCTGCTCATCTGCGCCTTGCCGGCCGTCAGCCAGGCCCGTGACACGGCGGTGTACCTGCCGTTCGACAAGGCCGTCGCCGAAGCAACCCGCACCGGCAAGATCGACGGCAGCGTGAAATTCTATCTGGCGGGCAACGCCCCGGCCGGCAAAGTCACCGTCGTCAGCCCCGGCGCCGTGACCAACAAAAAGACCAACGCCTTCAACAAGACCGACCAGGAAGCCTGCGAGTGGGTCGTGCAATCGGCCATCATCAGCCTGCACCAGGCTGCAAAAAACGCCGGCGCCAACGCCGTGACCAACATCGTCAGCTTCTACAAGAGCAACGAGCGCAAGGATGCGAAAACCTACGAATGCCACGCGGGCGCGATCATGGCCGGCGTAGCGTTGAAGGGCGATCTGGCGACGGTTCAGTAA
- a CDS encoding type II toxin-antitoxin system PemK/MazF family toxin, with translation MPLRYQPKEGSVLICDFRGYEIPEMVKVRPVVVIRKHRTNSLLVTVVPLSTTAPDCLLGHHLELASHLQGASPTCWAKCDMIATVSLSRLDRIKSRDRQGKRIYLISHLATDEFHAIKTAVRRALGL, from the coding sequence ATGCCACTTCGATATCAGCCTAAGGAGGGCAGCGTTTTGATTTGCGATTTCAGGGGTTATGAAATCCCCGAGATGGTCAAAGTCAGACCTGTTGTTGTGATACGTAAACATCGAACCAACAGCTTGTTGGTAACAGTAGTGCCGTTGAGTACCACCGCCCCTGACTGCTTGCTTGGGCACCATCTTGAACTTGCAAGTCACCTTCAGGGAGCCAGCCCGACCTGTTGGGCAAAGTGCGACATGATTGCCACGGTCAGTCTTTCGCGGCTTGATCGGATCAAAAGCCGGGATCGGCAAGGCAAACGCATCTACCTGATCTCACATCTTGCAACAGACGAATTTCACGCCATCAAAACCGCAGTCAGACGGGCGTTGGGACTGTGA
- a CDS encoding hotdog family protein: MTHWPLAELLPHAGDMILIDRILSFDDEQIHTTLTVRPGGLFSLPDGSLPAWVGVELMAQSVAAFAGCHARQNDNPVELGFLLGTRKFECNVAAFPVGSELTIHGLRSLEDDNGMGVFECHITAPGIEASARLNVFRPPHAADYLEQSRNETNKESNDD, encoded by the coding sequence ATGACCCACTGGCCGCTCGCCGAATTGCTGCCCCACGCTGGCGACATGATCCTGATCGACCGGATCCTGAGCTTTGACGACGAACAGATCCACACCACCCTCACCGTCCGGCCCGGCGGCCTGTTCAGCCTGCCCGACGGCAGCCTGCCGGCCTGGGTCGGCGTCGAGTTGATGGCACAAAGCGTCGCCGCGTTCGCCGGCTGCCATGCGCGGCAGAACGACAACCCGGTGGAGCTGGGCTTTCTGCTCGGCACACGCAAGTTCGAATGCAACGTTGCGGCCTTTCCGGTCGGCAGCGAACTGACCATCCATGGCCTGCGCTCGCTGGAAGACGACAACGGCATGGGCGTATTCGAATGCCATATCACCGCGCCCGGCATCGAGGCGAGCGCCCGGCTGAACGTATTCCGCCCGCCCCACGCGGCGGACTATCTAGAGCAATCCCGCAACGAAACAAACAAGGAGTCGAACGATGACTGA
- a CDS encoding sodium:proton antiporter: MMVMIFWLMALALFFVATRVGRHFGLIPIVSQLLLASFGLPLLMYFWIEPGWQLNGAELIAPGWLKNLYSLSFALLLGHILSDVIDLRLDRQSVKIALPSFAVPFTCGLATAYWLLPTQPWINSLAIGLVFAITAIPVLYLYLRHIDYPPAATRRLVQTAILIDLTCWTLFGLAQGSLHLSSLLLPLGMACVPVLLRVFGIRRPLTYSLGFFALLVLAEHYKLNALIFGIGYLLCMAALKVPLVLPLPAHWMNRWQTWVAIPLILTFGIVQIDVHSALASLGAVQWAALLLLPVVSKIVGNWLGLGWAGASFAGASRWRESVLLNIRGLSEIVFLNLLLQQQLISPALYFALMLMGLIATLLPAFIGLHRASLNPIAVPRSSRANR, translated from the coding sequence ATGATGGTGATGATTTTCTGGCTGATGGCCCTGGCGCTGTTCTTCGTCGCCACTCGGGTCGGCCGGCATTTCGGGCTGATCCCGATCGTCAGCCAATTGCTGCTGGCCAGCTTCGGCCTGCCGCTGCTGATGTACTTCTGGATCGAACCGGGCTGGCAACTCAACGGCGCCGAACTGATCGCGCCGGGCTGGCTGAAAAACCTCTACAGCCTGAGCTTCGCCCTCTTGCTGGGGCACATCCTCAGCGATGTGATCGACCTGCGCCTGGACCGCCAGAGCGTGAAGATCGCCCTGCCGAGTTTCGCCGTGCCGTTCACCTGCGGCCTGGCGACGGCGTACTGGCTGTTGCCGACGCAACCGTGGATCAACTCGCTGGCCATCGGTCTGGTGTTCGCCATCACCGCGATCCCGGTGTTGTACCTGTACCTGCGCCACATCGACTATCCGCCCGCCGCCACCCGGCGTCTGGTGCAGACCGCGATCCTCATCGACCTGACCTGCTGGACCCTGTTCGGCCTCGCTCAGGGCAGTCTGCACCTGAGCAGTCTGTTGCTGCCGCTGGGGATGGCCTGCGTGCCAGTGCTGCTGCGGGTGTTCGGCATCCGCCGGCCGTTGACCTACAGCCTCGGATTTTTTGCGCTGCTGGTGCTGGCCGAACACTACAAACTCAACGCACTGATTTTCGGCATCGGCTATCTGCTGTGCATGGCCGCGCTCAAGGTGCCGCTGGTGTTGCCGCTGCCGGCGCACTGGATGAACCGCTGGCAGACCTGGGTCGCGATTCCGCTGATCCTCACGTTCGGCATCGTCCAGATCGACGTGCACAGCGCCCTCGCCAGCCTCGGCGCCGTGCAATGGGCGGCGCTGCTGCTGTTGCCGGTCGTCAGCAAAATCGTGGGCAACTGGCTCGGTCTCGGCTGGGCCGGCGCGTCGTTCGCAGGCGCCAGCCGCTGGCGCGAAAGCGTGCTGCTGAACATTCGCGGCTTGAGCGAAATCGTCTTTCTCAACCTGCTGTTGCAACAACAGCTCATCAGCCCGGCGCTGTACTTTGCGCTGATGCTGATGGGGCTGATCGCGACGCTGCTGCCGGCCTTCATCGGCCTGCACCGGGCGTCACTGAACCCTATTGCCGTACCCAGGAGCTCGCGTGCCAATCGTTGA
- a CDS encoding 3-ketoacyl-ACP reductase FabG2 yields MTESILVTGSSRGIGRAIALRLASAGHDIVLHCRSGLSDAQAVKAEVEALGRNARILQFDVADRETCKTILEADVEAHGAYYGVVLNAGLTRDGAFPALSDDDWDVVLRTNLDGFYNVLHPVMMPMIRRRAAGRIVCITSVSGLIGNRGQVNYSASKAGVIGAAKALAIELAKRKITVNCVAPGLIDTAMLDENVPVEELMKMIPAQRMGTPEEVAGAVNFLMSAEASYITRQVLAVNGGLC; encoded by the coding sequence ATGACTGAATCAATACTGGTCACCGGCTCCAGCCGTGGCATCGGCCGCGCCATTGCCCTGCGTCTGGCCAGTGCCGGCCACGATATCGTCCTGCATTGCCGCAGCGGCCTGAGCGACGCGCAAGCGGTGAAAGCCGAAGTCGAAGCGCTCGGCCGCAACGCGCGCATCCTGCAATTCGACGTGGCGGATCGCGAAACCTGCAAAACCATCCTCGAAGCCGACGTTGAAGCCCACGGCGCGTACTACGGCGTGGTGCTCAATGCCGGCCTGACCCGCGACGGCGCCTTTCCGGCCTTGAGCGACGATGACTGGGACGTGGTGCTGCGCACCAACCTCGACGGTTTCTACAACGTTCTGCACCCGGTGATGATGCCGATGATCCGCCGCCGCGCCGCTGGTCGCATCGTTTGCATCACCTCGGTTTCGGGGCTGATCGGCAACCGTGGCCAGGTCAATTACAGCGCGTCGAAAGCGGGCGTGATCGGCGCCGCAAAAGCCTTGGCGATCGAACTGGCCAAGCGCAAGATCACGGTCAACTGCGTTGCGCCGGGCCTGATCGATACGGCGATGCTGGATGAAAACGTGCCGGTGGAAGAACTGATGAAAATGATCCCCGCACAACGCATGGGCACGCCTGAAGAGGTGGCCGGTGCGGTGAATTTCCTGATGTCGGCGGAAGCGTCGTACATCACCCGCCAGGTGCTGGCGGTCAACGGAGGCTTGTGCTGA
- a CDS encoding excinuclease yields the protein MQAKALITATLFSLLPSASHATNLMYMPFETVVSDATRAGRLDGSVKFYLVGNGPQGTQRLLQRGVVSDLKTNGFNKSDHDSCEWVLQSNLIALQAEAKRVGANAVTNIVSYYDQHVRKDLNTYECRAGIFVTRVALKGDLVRLP from the coding sequence ATGCAAGCGAAAGCCCTGATCACCGCCACCCTTTTCAGCCTGCTGCCCAGCGCCAGCCACGCCACCAACCTGATGTACATGCCGTTCGAAACAGTCGTGTCGGATGCAACGCGGGCCGGGCGGCTGGATGGCAGTGTGAAGTTTTATCTGGTCGGCAACGGGCCTCAGGGCACTCAGCGGTTGTTGCAGCGCGGGGTAGTCAGTGACTTGAAGACCAACGGTTTCAACAAGAGCGATCACGACTCCTGCGAGTGGGTGTTGCAGTCGAATCTGATTGCGTTGCAGGCCGAGGCAAAACGCGTCGGGGCGAATGCGGTGACCAATATCGTCAGCTACTACGACCAGCATGTGCGCAAGGATCTGAACACTTACGAATGTCGGGCCGGCATCTTTGTCACGCGGGTGGCGTTGAAGGGTGATCTGGTGCGGCTGCCCTGA